Below is a window of 'Nostoc azollae' 0708 DNA.
CAAAATATCTCAAATCTGCTGCCCAAGTTCAGGCACTGACAGAAGAAAATGTGGATATTGAAACCGCATTAGAAGAAGCCCAAAGAATAGGCTGTTTGAGTATTGCGGCGGATTTAGTAAATCAAGCATCTCAAATGGAACAAAGTATAGCCAAGTTATACATGACTTGGAAAAAAATCAGTAACTTGGCTGATAGATTATACGTTGATACTGGTGCAAGTACCCCCAATTTGCGAGCGCTCCTCAGTTGCGTAGAACCGCTGGGAGGAGAAGTCATGGAACTGCAACTGAGTGGTCCAAGAGAACAAACGATTAGGTTACAAATTCAGGAAACAAGTTAGGTGATTAGGGACTGGAAAATGGAGGAGATTAATTAATTCCTATTCCCAATTACGAACTATAGATTTCTTCCATTTTCTTCGCTAGTTCAATATCTAAATTGCTGATAGCATTACCGTTGTCGTGGGTAACAAGATTCACCCAGACCGTGCTGTAAACATTAAACCATTCCGGGTGATGTTCCATTATTTCCGCGTGAACGCCGACAGTTACCATCCAACCCAAGGCTGTAGCAAAGGAATTAAATTTGTATTCTTTGTATAACTTGCCTTCTTTAATTTGCCATCCTGGTAAACTATTGAGGGCTTGTTGTAGTTCGGTTTCGCTGAGTTTGTATCCTGCCATTTTCTTAATTTATACAAAGGTTTCTAAATACTTATTCTATCCAATTAGAATCTTTTTCTGTTTTTCCGCTTCCATCTTTTGAACAATATCCGCAAGTAACGGAAATTCAAATAATGTCGATATCGCTGCACTACTTCTTTTCCTACCAGTAGCGCACCTAACCAAAATATAACTTCAGCCAAAACCAATAACGCTGGTA
It encodes the following:
- a CDS encoding transporter suffix domain-containing protein produces the protein MQKLGLFLIIISFLPWLAMAIILPFISLSVAQKALLVPALLVLAEVIFWLGALLVGKEVVQRYRHYLNFRYLRILFKRWKRKNRKRF
- a CDS encoding 4a-hydroxytetrahydrobiopterin dehydratase, with product MAGYKLSETELQQALNSLPGWQIKEGKLYKEYKFNSFATALGWMVTVGVHAEIMEHHPEWFNVYSTVWVNLVTHDNGNAISNLDIELAKKMEEIYSS